A single window of Helicobacter pylori DNA harbors:
- a CDS encoding ATP-binding protein yields the protein MPLSCLHPFGPFETPKEPALNNPLLKAPSSDKICLLGPMKSGKTTSALKLAKDFKNPVYLNYNDMRLNKNILSSWLLKWHLEKKMDLLILDHIDRLDFSLPKLPKIVLIPNYLSPITAPDCSLCYALGLNFKEYISFFKPNTPKNTLFNRFLKDGNALDSLFAENEQEKILKKQENIKLIFQAYAPLIAKICSYQSKFVSAFYLYTQLKKELKISKDTLYKLLHALENQRIIFLTPSFENNKTKLYLCDFALPYSLTPSPSLLNVFENMVFLELYKQFQNYELYSHDNGIFILRENATNKLALIAHAFPTPHFLEKQLLWCHKQGFLKIAIVSINTPISANNPPYKHLNFIDFSLDIQSILV from the coding sequence ATGCCCCTTTCTTGCTTGCACCCTTTTGGGCCTTTTGAAACCCCTAAAGAGCCGGCTTTAAACAACCCGCTTTTAAAGGCGCCTTCAAGCGATAAAATCTGTCTTTTAGGGCCGATGAAATCCGGTAAAACCACTTCCGCCCTCAAACTAGCGAAGGATTTTAAAAACCCTGTGTATCTCAATTACAATGACATGCGCTTGAACAAAAACATTCTAAGCTCATGGCTTTTAAAATGGCATTTAGAAAAGAAAATGGATTTGCTCATTTTAGATCATATTGATCGCTTGGATTTCAGCCTGCCTAAGCTTCCCAAAATCGTTCTTATCCCTAATTATTTAAGCCCCATAACAGCGCCAGATTGCAGCTTATGCTATGCGTTAGGGTTGAATTTTAAAGAATATATTAGCTTTTTCAAACCCAACACCCCTAAAAACACTCTGTTTAACCGCTTTTTAAAAGACGGCAACGCTCTAGATTCGCTTTTTGCAGAAAACGAGCAAGAAAAAATCCTAAAAAAACAAGAAAATATCAAATTAATCTTTCAAGCTTACGCCCCCTTAATAGCTAAAATCTGCTCGTATCAGTCTAAGTTTGTGAGCGCTTTTTATCTTTATACGCAACTCAAAAAAGAGCTTAAGATCTCTAAAGACACCCTTTATAAATTGTTACACGCGCTAGAAAACCAGCGCATCATTTTTTTAACCCCCAGTTTTGAAAACAATAAAACCAAATTGTATCTGTGTGATTTTGCCTTGCCTTATAGCCTGACTCCTAGCCCTTCGCTTTTAAATGTTTTTGAAAACATGGTTTTTTTAGAGCTTTACAAGCAATTCCAAAACTACGAGCTTTACTCCCATGATAATGGGATTTTTATCTTGCGCGAAAACGCCACTAACAAGCTCGCCCTCATCGCCCACGCTTTCCCCACGCCGCATTTTTTAGAAAAACAGCTTTTATGGTGCCATAAACAAGGGTTTTTAAAAATTGCAATCGTTTCTATCAACACCCCCATTTCAGCCAATAATCCCCCCTACAAACACCTTAATTTCATTGATTTTTCTTTGGATATTCAATCTATTTTGGTATAA
- a CDS encoding ribonuclease HII yields the protein MILGIDEAGRGCLAGSLFVAGVVCDDQTALEFLSMGLKDSKKLSQKKRFFLEDKIKTHGEVGFFVVKKSANEIDSLGLGVCLKLAIQEILENGCSLANEIKIDGNTAFGLNKRYPDLQTIIKGDEKIAQIAMASVLAKAAKDREMRQLHALFKEYGWDKNCGYGTKQHIEAIIKLGATPFHRRSFTLKNRILNPKLLEVEQRLI from the coding sequence ATGATTTTAGGCATTGATGAAGCGGGGAGGGGGTGTTTGGCCGGGTCGCTTTTTGTGGCTGGGGTGGTGTGCGATGACCAAACAGCCTTAGAGTTTTTGAGCATGGGTTTAAAAGACAGCAAGAAGCTCAGCCAAAAAAAGCGCTTTTTCTTAGAAGATAAAATCAAAACGCATGGTGAGGTGGGGTTTTTCGTGGTTAAAAAAAGCGCGAATGAAATTGATAGCTTGGGCTTAGGGGTGTGTTTGAAGCTCGCTATTCAAGAGATTTTAGAAAATGGTTGCTCTTTAGCCAATGAAATAAAAATAGACGGCAACACGGCGTTTGGCTTGAACAAACGCTATCCTGATCTACAAACCATCATTAAAGGCGATGAGAAAATCGCTCAAATCGCTATGGCGTCTGTTTTAGCGAAAGCTGCTAAGGACAGAGAAATGCGGCAATTGCACGCTTTGTTTAAGGAATACGGCTGGGATAAGAATTGCGGGTATGGGACTAAACAGCATATAGAAGCGATCATTAAGCTAGGGGCTACGCCTTTTCATCGGCGTAGCTTCACGCTTAAAAACCGCATCTTAAATCCCAAACTCTTAGAGGTGGAACAACGCCTTATTTAA